One genomic region from Thermoleptolyngbya sichuanensis A183 encodes:
- a CDS encoding peptidylprolyl isomerase, translating into MTSEPFLTIDDQPITVSQVFRYLQAGGKLDGFIGEIVRQYVIERSLTEEPDLQPSPAVLEQAVVDFRLSNKLTDAQVFQQWLSTNGLTYETFHERIAVGFRMDKLRQNVTEPKLQEYFIERKMFLDRVVLSRIIVDSKDLAEELRLQLSEGASFEQLAREHSLLEDRVMNGMMGPVSRGSMPDILRAAIDLAEPGQIVGPIELEGRWALFRVEELLPAVLENPQVRQTLQNELFDQWLAEKIQTLPIKINIGE; encoded by the coding sequence ATGACTTCAGAGCCGTTTTTGACCATTGATGACCAGCCGATCACCGTATCCCAGGTCTTTCGCTACTTGCAGGCAGGGGGCAAGCTCGACGGGTTCATTGGCGAAATTGTCCGGCAATACGTCATCGAGCGATCGCTCACTGAGGAACCCGACCTCCAGCCTAGTCCGGCTGTGCTGGAACAAGCCGTCGTCGATTTTCGGCTTAGCAATAAACTGACGGATGCCCAAGTCTTCCAGCAGTGGCTTAGCACCAACGGGCTGACCTACGAAACCTTTCACGAGCGTATTGCTGTCGGCTTCCGCATGGACAAGCTGCGGCAAAACGTAACGGAGCCGAAGCTCCAGGAATATTTCATCGAGCGCAAAATGTTTCTGGATCGAGTGGTGCTGTCGCGCATTATTGTAGACAGCAAAGATTTGGCAGAGGAACTGCGCCTGCAACTCTCCGAGGGAGCCAGCTTCGAGCAACTGGCGCGAGAGCATTCCCTGCTGGAAGACCGCGTGATGAACGGCATGATGGGCCCCGTCAGTCGCGGCAGTATGCCGGATATCTTGCGGGCGGCGATCGATCTGGCAGAACCGGGGCAAATTGTCGGCCCCATTGAGCTAGAGGGGCGCTGGGCCCTGTTTCGCGTCGAAGAACTGCTGCCCGCCGTGCTGGAAAACCCCCAGGTGCGTCAAACCCTGCAAAATGAGCTATTTGACCAGTGGCTTGCCGAAAAAATTCAAACCTTGCCGATTAAAATCAATATTGGAGAATAA
- the mltA gene encoding murein transglycosylase A: protein MERLMVERRRNDRPQFCRKILAGVALGPMVTLGLWLGGAGLAAAQTVPLRRVEATQLEAAATLDEQLRRFGGDRPAMIRAIDYSLRYLNTPAAAEAYRTLAVPPFTRDRVRRSLVRFRQLLQSTRSAEELRTAVLREFSLYQSIGRDGQGTVDFTGYFEPTYTASRRPTAEFRYPVYRQPPDLDRWPKPHPTRAQLEGIDGLQGAAGPLRGLEIAWLRDRLEAFLIQVQGSARLQLTDGTTLSIGYAGRTDYAYTSLGRELINDGKLPEAGLSLPVVLDYFRRNPAELDVYIPRNNRFVFFRETAGAPPIGSLNVPVTAERAIATDKTVFPPGALALIRTDIPQVEAAGQLTLRRVSRYVLDQDTGGAIRGPGRVDIYMGSGRLAGDRAGLINHPGQLYYLLLNE from the coding sequence ATGGAACGGTTGATGGTGGAGAGACGGCGGAACGATCGCCCTCAGTTTTGCAGAAAAATCCTCGCGGGCGTAGCGCTGGGGCCAATGGTAACTTTGGGGCTGTGGCTGGGCGGCGCGGGGCTGGCAGCGGCGCAGACCGTTCCACTGCGGCGGGTGGAGGCGACCCAGCTAGAGGCGGCGGCAACGCTGGACGAGCAGCTTCGGCGATTTGGGGGCGATCGCCCGGCCATGATTCGCGCCATCGACTATTCGCTGCGCTATTTGAACACGCCCGCAGCGGCCGAGGCTTATCGTACCCTGGCTGTGCCGCCCTTCACGCGCGATCGCGTCCGCCGCAGCCTGGTGCGGTTTCGCCAGTTGCTGCAATCGACCCGTTCTGCCGAAGAATTGCGAACAGCCGTGCTGCGGGAATTTTCGCTCTATCAATCTATCGGGCGCGACGGCCAGGGCACGGTCGATTTCACCGGATATTTCGAGCCGACCTACACCGCCAGCCGCCGCCCCACCGCCGAGTTTCGCTATCCGGTCTATCGCCAGCCGCCGGATCTCGATCGCTGGCCTAAGCCCCACCCCACCCGCGCCCAGCTAGAGGGCATCGACGGCTTGCAGGGGGCGGCCGGGCCGCTGCGGGGGCTGGAAATTGCCTGGTTGCGCGATCGCCTAGAAGCGTTTTTGATCCAGGTGCAGGGGTCGGCGCGGCTGCAACTGACGGATGGCACGACGCTCAGCATTGGCTACGCCGGCCGCACGGACTATGCCTACACCAGCCTGGGGCGAGAGTTGATTAACGATGGTAAGCTTCCCGAAGCGGGGCTGAGCCTGCCCGTGGTGCTGGACTATTTTCGGCGCAACCCGGCAGAGTTAGACGTTTACATTCCGCGCAACAATCGGTTTGTGTTTTTCCGAGAAACGGCCGGTGCGCCGCCCATCGGGTCGCTGAATGTGCCCGTGACGGCTGAGCGGGCGATCGCCACCGACAAGACCGTATTTCCACCTGGTGCCCTGGCGCTGATCCGCACGGACATTCCCCAGGTGGAAGCAGCAGGACAGTTGACCCTGCGCCGCGTCAGCCGCTACGTGCTGGATCAGGACACCGGCGGCGCGATTCGTGGGCCCGGTCGCGTCGATATCTACATGGGCAGTGGGCGACTGGCGGGCGATCGCGCTGGGCTGATCAACCATCCAGGGCAGTTGTATTACCTGCTGCTGAACGAGTGA
- a CDS encoding AAA-like domain-containing protein — protein sequence MITSPRFKVGGCLHANAPNYVERQADTDLYDALRSREFCYVFSSRQMGKSSLLVRVKERLQAEGACCIYLDMTRLGGTDLTQQQWIAGVGISLIQGLKLPPQVDFLQWWKAREALPLMQRLSQLVEEVILPSGGDRPIYVLIDEIDSLLGLPFSTDAFFAWMRACYNQRSHDEQYHRLTFALFGVATPSDLIADKQLTPFNIGQAIQLEGFTFAESAPLLPGLEPFVDAPSAVLQAILSWTGGQPFLTQKLCQLVVKQAQQAETLPLRLPAGTADLWIEELVRSHILSHWESQDEPIHLRTIRDHLFWHENRIARLLGLYQQLLQGKPVYTDDSREQIDLLLSGLVVRRENQLAIKNRIYRQVFTPAWVEQQLHRLRPYSVNLDAWVESGRQDDSRLLRGQTLLEVEQWARNKSLSDLDYQFLAASQDIERQSIQQQLTAKAESERFFRQLAEAVPQIVWIVEPDGRLSYTNQQGNDFSGRSLGDVQDWKRLDIVHPEDRPLSLAAWKHSLETGEPYELQLRMMDSEGTYRWFLNRAIPIRDGAGNIVKWFGTSTDLDTLKREEENRRLREVEKRLRLQRWLLGTISTAFVIASGLGLYAAAQKRQASLREIEAIANIAEAQFASGNRLDALVTSIQAYTQLDRIGRVPAELATQVERELHRITVQVVERHRLNANKGRVRGLAISPDGQRIAATYDQSTIVLWKPNGTTLNTIPEKAREVVFSPDGQTLVGAMDDATMRLWRTDGTPVATLKGHPDRVLSVAISPDGQWIASAGNDKLIKLWHTDGKLVRTLSGHRGVIWKVVFSPDGRSLASASADNTVMLWDLDGTPRRTFRNPTPSTDGENRLLSVAFSPDGTRLVAGDSYGNILWWNLDGTLLNTTSEHRKAVGNLVFSPDGQTLASGSWDNTIKLWNLEGTVIRSLPGHPSGTLALAFSPDGDRLISGGEDDLVRVWQLSSRFTTVFRGHRASVWSVTVAPNRGTNRGTAAPVAEPVVWSSSTDGTIKRWTPQGQLLQTLTAARGEVWAVDTSPDGQMMVTAHNDGTLALWNPDGTLIQTINAHRETAFDVAFNPSSTEVASVSWDGTIKRWQLDGTLIQILKRSAEPSLDKLSDRLNAVAYSPDNQWLAVGGRDQILYLWRRNANGQFSPQPQRALSSHEDTIWDVAFSPDGQMVATASEDNTIKLWSLDGTLIHTLKGHGDRVNALTFIPADAGLPAEWGTVIASASWDKTIKLWKLDGTLLHTLEGHEERALDVAFYPAAANQKALLASAGLDNLVILWQLDRVFDTEQILNAGCEWVRDYVQMRQKQGDRSSICKRN from the coding sequence GTGATTACGTCCCCACGCTTTAAAGTTGGCGGCTGCCTCCATGCCAACGCTCCCAATTATGTGGAGCGCCAGGCAGATACAGATTTGTACGACGCATTGCGATCGCGCGAGTTTTGCTACGTCTTTAGTTCGCGCCAAATGGGGAAATCGTCGCTGCTGGTGCGGGTGAAGGAGCGACTGCAAGCCGAGGGAGCCTGCTGCATTTATCTGGATATGACGCGCCTGGGTGGCACCGATCTCACCCAGCAGCAGTGGATTGCGGGCGTGGGGATCAGTCTGATTCAGGGGTTGAAACTGCCGCCGCAGGTTGACTTTTTGCAATGGTGGAAAGCGCGAGAAGCCCTGCCGCTGATGCAGCGCCTGAGCCAGCTTGTGGAAGAGGTGATCTTGCCGTCGGGGGGCGATCGCCCCATTTACGTGCTGATTGACGAGATCGACAGCCTGCTGGGGCTACCGTTTTCCACCGATGCGTTTTTTGCCTGGATGCGGGCGTGCTATAACCAGCGATCGCACGATGAGCAGTATCATCGCCTGACCTTTGCGCTGTTTGGAGTCGCCACCCCCTCCGATTTGATTGCCGACAAACAGCTCACGCCGTTCAACATTGGTCAGGCGATTCAGCTAGAAGGGTTCACCTTCGCCGAAAGCGCCCCGCTATTGCCGGGACTAGAGCCGTTTGTAGACGCTCCATCAGCAGTGCTGCAAGCCATTTTGAGCTGGACAGGCGGGCAACCGTTTTTGACCCAAAAGCTGTGTCAGCTTGTCGTCAAACAGGCGCAACAGGCGGAAACGCTGCCGCTGCGGTTGCCTGCGGGCACGGCTGATCTATGGATCGAAGAACTCGTGCGATCGCACATCCTCAGCCATTGGGAATCACAGGACGAACCCATCCACCTGCGTACCATTCGCGACCATCTGTTTTGGCACGAAAACCGCATTGCGCGATTGCTGGGGCTGTATCAGCAACTACTCCAAGGAAAGCCTGTCTACACCGACGACAGTCGTGAGCAAATCGACTTGCTGCTGTCGGGGTTGGTGGTGCGGCGGGAAAATCAGCTCGCCATCAAAAACCGCATCTATCGCCAGGTGTTTACCCCAGCTTGGGTCGAGCAACAATTGCACCGGCTGCGTCCCTATTCGGTCAACCTAGATGCCTGGGTCGAGTCAGGACGACAGGACGACTCTCGCCTATTGCGAGGGCAAACCCTGCTAGAGGTAGAGCAATGGGCCAGGAATAAAAGCCTCAGCGACCTGGACTATCAATTTTTGGCAGCTAGCCAGGATATTGAGCGGCAGTCTATTCAGCAGCAGCTCACCGCCAAGGCCGAGAGCGAGCGCTTCTTTCGTCAGTTGGCAGAAGCGGTGCCGCAGATTGTGTGGATTGTGGAACCCGACGGCAGGCTATCTTACACAAATCAGCAAGGCAACGACTTTTCGGGGCGATCGCTAGGCGATGTGCAAGATTGGAAACGCCTGGATATCGTTCATCCCGAAGATCGTCCCCTCAGCTTGGCTGCCTGGAAGCATTCCCTGGAAACAGGCGAGCCTTATGAACTTCAGCTCAGGATGATGGACAGTGAGGGAACCTATCGCTGGTTTCTCAACCGCGCCATTCCCATTCGCGATGGGGCGGGAAATATCGTCAAATGGTTTGGCACCAGCACTGACCTCGACACGCTCAAACGGGAAGAGGAAAATCGACGACTGCGCGAAGTGGAGAAGCGTCTGCGATTGCAGCGCTGGCTCTTGGGCACGATCAGCACTGCATTTGTGATTGCCAGTGGCTTGGGGCTTTATGCCGCTGCCCAAAAACGTCAGGCCTCGCTGCGCGAAATCGAGGCGATCGCCAACATCGCCGAGGCCCAATTTGCTTCGGGCAATCGATTGGATGCACTCGTCACGTCGATTCAAGCCTATACGCAGCTAGACCGGATCGGCCGGGTGCCCGCCGAACTAGCGACCCAAGTTGAGCGAGAACTGCACCGCATCACCGTTCAAGTGGTTGAGCGCCATCGCCTGAACGCCAACAAAGGACGAGTGCGGGGATTGGCGATCAGTCCTGATGGTCAGCGCATTGCCGCAACCTATGATCAGTCTACTATTGTCCTCTGGAAACCCAACGGGACGACTTTGAACACGATTCCAGAAAAGGCGCGGGAGGTTGTCTTCAGCCCCGATGGTCAAACCCTGGTGGGGGCAATGGACGATGCCACCATGCGGCTGTGGCGCACAGATGGCACACCCGTGGCAACGCTCAAAGGGCACCCAGATCGCGTGCTGTCGGTGGCGATTAGCCCCGATGGACAGTGGATTGCCTCAGCCGGCAACGACAAGCTGATCAAACTCTGGCACACCGACGGCAAACTCGTCCGCACCTTGAGCGGACATCGCGGCGTCATCTGGAAGGTGGTATTTAGCCCGGATGGGCGATCGCTCGCTTCTGCCAGTGCCGACAACACGGTGATGCTGTGGGATCTAGACGGCACTCCCCGTCGCACCTTCCGCAATCCCACGCCTTCCACCGACGGGGAAAATCGACTCCTGAGCGTTGCCTTTAGCCCCGATGGGACAAGGCTGGTGGCGGGCGATTCCTATGGCAACATCCTCTGGTGGAACCTGGATGGCACCTTACTCAACACCACGTCCGAGCATCGCAAGGCGGTGGGGAATTTAGTCTTTAGCCCCGATGGGCAAACCTTGGCATCGGGCAGTTGGGACAATACCATCAAACTGTGGAATCTAGAAGGAACGGTGATTCGATCGCTTCCAGGGCATCCTAGCGGCACGCTGGCGCTGGCGTTTAGCCCGGATGGCGATCGCCTGATTTCCGGGGGAGAAGATGACCTGGTTCGAGTTTGGCAGTTGTCCTCTCGCTTTACGACGGTCTTTCGGGGCCATCGCGCCTCTGTGTGGAGCGTCACGGTTGCACCCAATCGCGGCACCAATCGCGGCACTGCTGCTCCGGTGGCGGAACCAGTTGTGTGGTCTTCTAGCACCGACGGCACGATTAAACGCTGGACACCTCAGGGGCAACTATTGCAAACACTGACCGCTGCCCGTGGAGAAGTTTGGGCTGTTGACACCAGTCCAGATGGGCAAATGATGGTCACTGCCCACAACGACGGTACCCTGGCGCTTTGGAACCCAGACGGCACCCTCATCCAAACGATCAATGCCCATCGGGAAACAGCATTTGATGTGGCGTTTAACCCCAGCAGCACCGAGGTTGCATCTGTGAGTTGGGATGGCACTATCAAACGGTGGCAGTTGGATGGCACCTTAATTCAAATCCTCAAGAGAAGCGCTGAACCGTCGTTGGACAAACTCAGCGATCGCCTCAATGCAGTTGCCTATAGTCCCGACAATCAATGGCTGGCCGTTGGTGGTCGAGATCAGATCCTTTACCTGTGGCGACGCAACGCCAATGGGCAGTTTTCGCCTCAGCCGCAGCGGGCGCTGAGCAGTCATGAAGACACCATTTGGGATGTAGCCTTTAGCCCAGATGGGCAAATGGTGGCAACTGCTAGTGAAGACAATACGATCAAGCTGTGGTCGCTAGATGGAACGCTGATTCACACGCTAAAAGGACATGGCGATCGCGTCAATGCGCTCACCTTTATTCCCGCAGATGCTGGACTTCCCGCAGAGTGGGGCACGGTCATTGCCTCTGCCAGTTGGGATAAAACGATTAAACTTTGGAAGCTAGACGGAACGCTATTGCACACGCTAGAAGGACATGAAGAGCGAGCGCTAGATGTGGCGTTTTATCCTGCTGCTGCAAATCAGAAAGCACTGCTCGCGTCTGCGGGATTGGATAATTTGGTGATTCTCTGGCAACTCGATCGGGTATTCGATACGGAACAGATCCTAAACGCGGGGTGTGAATGGGTTCGGGATTATGTGCAAATGCGCCAAAAGCAGGGCGATCGCTCCTCGATTTGCAAACGCAATTAG
- a CDS encoding peptidase domain-containing ABC transporter produces the protein MPQDPLASIPWDAPPLCWLNADQQIAVKNQAVVRSFKLGEVIWSADAPGEQYLVLAGNVRLVPEEGKPTLLKPGDWFGDFPSLTGPWKARAAGKEVQVLAWNSDLWDEVSARVPEVRQFWLEGRSRYQPDYSDAPKPVAGFPFVGGVNSAAACLTMVAQVLNAPTQIDWVQRQLRGQLPKDLINAAEKLGLQMKRLLLTDWRDLQTVSYPALMLWHREHWVVAYGVKGDRLLIADPLDGDRTCKSIPKPVVQSAWDGQLWTVEPVQKQDKFSLKWFLPAVWKYRVLLGEVLFASLTLQLLGLGTPVITQVIIDKVMVQESIPTLDVMGIALLIIAVFEAVLGILRMFIFTHTTNRLDMALSAQLFRHLLRLPLSYFEARRVGDTVARVQELEEIRQFLTSTALTVILDSIFSVVYLGMMAYYSITLTGIALAVIPLFAILTLISTPILRNWLNETFNRSADSQSYLVETMTGIHSVKAHAAEQTTRDRWEGLYARFVRTGFRATTTANISNHLGDFLTSLSALLILWFGARLVINQDLTIGQLVAFQMLSGRVTGPLLRLIQLWQNLQEVLLAVDRIGDILNVAPESEPGTGLTLPNLRGEVVFENVFFRYQPDQEAILKGISFRAEPGQFVGIVGRSGSGKSTLSKLIQRLYPAEAGRILVDGFDIKSADLSSLRPQIAVVLQEDFLFNGSVLENITLGNPNVTAEQVIEAARMAVAHDFICDLPHGYETSVGERGTALSGGQRQRITLARMFLSDAPVLILDEATSHLDAETEQQVLENLKQVSKGRTLFLIAHRFAPLKRADLILTMEKGVIVERGTHDSLLQEKGLYYSLYQRQQMSV, from the coding sequence ATGCCCCAAGACCCCCTTGCCAGCATTCCCTGGGATGCCCCTCCCCTCTGCTGGCTCAACGCAGATCAGCAAATTGCTGTCAAAAATCAGGCCGTTGTTCGCTCCTTTAAGCTGGGCGAAGTGATCTGGTCGGCCGATGCGCCAGGGGAGCAATACCTGGTGCTGGCGGGCAACGTGCGGCTGGTGCCGGAGGAGGGCAAGCCGACGCTGCTAAAGCCGGGGGACTGGTTTGGTGATTTTCCTAGCCTGACGGGCCCCTGGAAGGCGCGGGCGGCGGGCAAAGAGGTGCAGGTGCTGGCTTGGAACAGCGACCTATGGGATGAGGTATCGGCGCGGGTTCCCGAAGTGCGCCAGTTTTGGCTGGAGGGGCGATCGCGCTATCAGCCCGACTATTCCGATGCGCCCAAACCCGTGGCAGGGTTTCCCTTCGTGGGCGGCGTGAATTCGGCAGCGGCCTGCCTGACGATGGTGGCTCAGGTGCTAAATGCGCCGACGCAGATCGACTGGGTGCAGCGGCAGTTGCGCGGCCAGTTGCCCAAAGACTTGATTAACGCAGCCGAAAAGCTGGGGCTGCAAATGAAGCGACTGCTGCTGACCGACTGGCGCGACCTGCAAACCGTCAGCTATCCGGCACTGATGCTGTGGCATCGGGAGCATTGGGTGGTGGCCTACGGCGTGAAGGGCGATCGCCTGCTGATTGCCGACCCGCTCGATGGCGATCGCACCTGCAAAAGCATCCCCAAGCCCGTCGTCCAATCGGCCTGGGACGGGCAACTGTGGACGGTAGAACCCGTTCAAAAGCAGGACAAATTTAGCCTCAAGTGGTTTTTGCCTGCGGTCTGGAAATATCGCGTGCTGTTGGGGGAGGTGCTGTTTGCCTCGCTAACGTTGCAACTGCTAGGGCTGGGGACACCCGTGATTACGCAAGTAATCATCGACAAGGTGATGGTGCAGGAAAGCATCCCCACGCTAGACGTGATGGGCATTGCGCTGCTGATCATCGCAGTATTCGAGGCGGTGCTGGGCATTTTGCGGATGTTTATCTTTACCCACACGACCAATCGGCTCGATATGGCGCTGTCGGCACAGCTTTTCCGGCACTTGCTGCGGCTGCCCTTATCTTATTTTGAGGCGCGTCGCGTCGGCGACACAGTGGCCCGCGTTCAGGAACTAGAAGAAATCCGCCAGTTCCTCACCAGCACCGCGCTGACAGTGATTCTGGACAGTATCTTCTCTGTCGTGTATCTGGGGATGATGGCGTACTACAGCATCACGCTGACAGGTATCGCGCTGGCGGTGATTCCCCTGTTCGCCATCCTGACGCTGATCAGCACGCCGATTCTCCGCAACTGGCTGAATGAAACCTTCAACCGCAGCGCCGATAGCCAGTCTTACCTGGTGGAAACGATGACGGGGATTCATTCCGTAAAGGCCCATGCGGCAGAACAAACCACGCGCGATCGCTGGGAAGGTTTGTATGCCCGCTTTGTCCGCACGGGCTTTCGCGCCACCACCACGGCAAACATCAGCAACCACCTAGGCGATTTTCTCACCAGCCTGTCGGCCCTGCTCATCCTGTGGTTTGGCGCACGGCTGGTGATTAACCAGGATCTCACCATTGGTCAATTGGTGGCATTTCAAATGCTGTCGGGTCGCGTTACGGGGCCGCTGCTGCGGCTGATCCAGCTTTGGCAAAACTTGCAGGAAGTGCTGCTGGCGGTCGATCGCATCGGCGACATCCTCAACGTTGCACCCGAATCAGAACCCGGCACGGGGTTGACCCTGCCCAACCTGCGCGGCGAAGTCGTGTTTGAAAACGTGTTTTTCCGCTATCAGCCCGACCAGGAGGCGATTCTCAAGGGCATTTCGTTCCGCGCTGAGCCGGGGCAGTTTGTGGGTATCGTGGGACGCAGCGGCTCCGGCAAGAGTACCTTATCTAAGCTGATTCAGCGGCTCTATCCAGCGGAGGCAGGGCGGATTCTGGTAGACGGCTTCGATATCAAAAGTGCTGACTTATCTTCGCTGCGACCACAAATTGCCGTGGTGCTACAAGAGGATTTCCTATTCAACGGCTCTGTGCTGGAAAATATTACCCTGGGCAACCCCAATGTGACGGCAGAGCAGGTGATTGAAGCCGCACGAATGGCAGTAGCCCACGACTTTATCTGTGACTTGCCCCACGGCTATGAAACCAGCGTCGGCGAACGCGGCACAGCCCTCTCTGGCGGACAGCGGCAGCGCATTACCCTGGCGCGAATGTTCCTTTCGGATGCGCCTGTGCTGATTTTGGACGAGGCCACTAGCCACCTGGATGCGGAAACCGAGCAGCAAGTCCTCGAAAATCTGAAGCAGGTGTCGAAAGGGCGGACGCTGTTTCTCATCGCTCACCGCTTTGCGCCGCTGAAACGCGCCGACCTGATCCTGACGATGGAAAAAGGCGTGATTGTCGAGCGGGGCACCCACGATTCGCTGTTGCAGGAAAAGGGGCTTTACTACTCGCTCTACCAGCGCCAGCAAATGTCCGTCTAG
- a CDS encoding AAA-like domain-containing protein — MNPENRDPEKQDLEKRRIAKRKRGIVLSDYGLSRLQGAIARFEAEQNGGDRYSAEALSDLADVSPSSIRRLWAAQAGVDQKTLRKIFNTFGLTLTDADLQPVDGFNPATLSQPQVDVSLGRSLHRYPSGPLPLQSSLYIYREPIEALAFHEMTQVGCVVRIKAPPGFGKTSLLLRMLDQAQQLGYAIASIDLQQAETDILENPNQFLQWFSMSLAMKLGLVPPPENPWGEAIGMSFSTTLYVRNQLLSSIQRPVLLAINAIDRVFAHPATAQAFLPLLRSWHEEAGHDAVWQHLRLVVTYATDRYLLLDIIFLPFNVGLPLALPEFTPNQVLELAQRYALSWSEAEANRLMALVGGHPTLVHLAIHHIARQPSSLDAFLEAATTPQGAYQRYLQTMFASLQDLPWTMEPLKALLQPSGVSVLDPMLAFKLEGAGLVIPTPNGWRLSCELYRYYLKRYILTE, encoded by the coding sequence ATGAATCCTGAAAACCGAGATCCTGAAAAACAAGATCTTGAAAAACGGCGAATTGCTAAACGCAAACGCGGGATTGTTCTGAGTGATTATGGGCTGAGTCGTTTGCAAGGGGCGATCGCCCGTTTCGAGGCAGAGCAAAACGGCGGCGATCGCTACAGTGCCGAAGCGTTGAGCGATCTGGCGGACGTGTCTCCGTCGTCAATTCGTCGGCTGTGGGCGGCGCAGGCGGGTGTAGATCAAAAGACACTGCGAAAGATTTTCAACACCTTTGGGTTGACACTCACGGATGCCGACCTCCAGCCGGTTGACGGTTTTAATCCAGCAACGCTTTCCCAACCGCAAGTGGACGTTTCCTTAGGGCGATCGCTCCACCGCTATCCCAGCGGTCCCTTGCCGCTCCAGTCATCGCTCTACATTTACCGAGAACCGATCGAAGCGTTAGCTTTTCACGAAATGACCCAAGTTGGCTGTGTGGTGCGAATCAAAGCGCCGCCTGGCTTTGGCAAAACGTCGCTGCTGCTGCGGATGCTCGATCAGGCTCAGCAGTTGGGATATGCGATCGCCTCGATCGACCTCCAGCAAGCCGAAACTGATATTCTGGAAAATCCCAATCAGTTTTTGCAATGGTTTAGCATGTCGCTGGCGATGAAGCTGGGGCTAGTGCCGCCCCCCGAAAACCCCTGGGGGGAGGCGATCGGCATGAGTTTTAGCACCACGCTCTATGTGCGAAATCAGCTCCTGTCTTCGATTCAGCGTCCTGTGCTGCTGGCGATCAACGCAATCGATCGCGTGTTTGCCCATCCTGCAACTGCGCAGGCTTTTTTGCCTCTGCTGCGCTCCTGGCATGAGGAAGCCGGACATGATGCCGTCTGGCAACACCTGCGCCTCGTCGTCACCTATGCCACCGACCGCTATTTGCTGCTCGACATCATCTTTTTACCGTTTAATGTTGGGCTGCCGCTGGCACTGCCCGAATTCACCCCCAATCAAGTGCTGGAGCTAGCGCAACGGTATGCTCTATCCTGGAGCGAGGCAGAGGCCAATCGGCTGATGGCGCTGGTCGGCGGGCATCCTACCCTGGTACATTTGGCGATTCACCACATTGCCCGTCAACCGTCTTCGTTAGATGCGTTTTTGGAGGCCGCTACAACGCCTCAAGGGGCATACCAGAGATATTTACAGACGATGTTTGCCTCGCTGCAAGATCTGCCCTGGACGATGGAGCCGCTGAAGGCTCTGCTTCAGCCTTCAGGCGTGAGTGTTTTAGATCCCATGCTGGCGTTTAAGTTAGAAGGCGCAGGATTAGTCATTCCAACGCCCAACGGTTGGCGACTCAGTTGTGAGTTGTATCGCTATTATCTAAAGCGCTACATTCTGACCGAGTGA